A single region of the Lathamus discolor isolate bLatDis1 chromosome 13, bLatDis1.hap1, whole genome shotgun sequence genome encodes:
- the BAIAP2 gene encoding brain-specific angiogenesis inhibitor 1-associated protein 2 isoform X7, translated as MVLPGPPGMSRSEEVHRLTENVYKTIMEQFNPSLRNFISMGKTYEKALASMTYAAKGYFDALVKMGELASESQGSKELGDVLFQMAEVHRQIQNQLEEMLKSFHNELLTQLEQKVELDSRYLSAALKKYQTEQRSKGDSLDKCQAELKKLRKKSQGSKNPQKYSDKELQYIEAISNKQGELENYVSDGYKTALTEERRRFCFLVEKQCAVAKSAITYHAKGKEMLTQKLPLWQQSCSDPNKIPDRAIQLMQQMAASSNGTIMPSPLSTSKSNLIISDPIPGAKPLPVPPELAPFVGPQKQLSDSYSNTLPVRKNVPPKNSYASAAENKTLPRSSSMAAGLERNGRTRVQAIFSHAAGDNSTLLSFKEGDLITLLVPEARDGWHYGESEKTKLRGWFPFSYTRVLDNDGSERVHTSLQQGKSSSTGNLLDKDDIAIPPPDYGMASQGFPAQGANTFKQRPYSVAVPAFSQGLDDYGTRSVSRNPFANVQLKPTVTNDRSAPLIS; from the exons acGATTATGGAGCAGTTCAATCCCAGCCTCAGGAATTTCATTTCTATGGGGAAGACCTATGAAAAAGCTTTAGCAA GTATGACATACGCAGCAAAAGGATACTTTGATGCCCTGGTTAAGATGGGAGAGTTGGCCAGTGAAAGCCAAGGATCTAAAGAGCTGG GAGATGTGCTCTTCCAGATGGCAGAGGTCCACCGGCAGATCCAGAACCAGCTGGAGGAGATG ctcaaGTCCTTCCACAACGAGCTCCTGACGCAGCTGGAGCAGAAGGTGGAGCTGGACTCCCGGTACCTGAGT GCTGCGCTGAAAAAATACCAGACAGAGCAAAGGAGCAAAGGGGACTCACTCGACAAGTGCCAGGCAGAGCTGAAGAAGCTTCGGAAGAAGAGCCAAGGCAGCAAAAACCCCCAGAAGTACTCTGACAAGGAGCTGCAG TACATCGAAGCCATCAGCAACAAGCAAGGTGAGCTGGAAAACTACGTCTCTGATGGCTATAAGACAGCTCTCACGGAAGAAAGGAGACGGTTCTGCTTCCTGGTGGAGAAACAGTGTGCAGTAGCCAAGAGTGCGATCACCTACCATGCCAAG GGGAAGGAGATGCTGACACAGAAGCTGCCGCTGTGGCAGCAGTCCTGCTCGGATCCCAACAAGATCCCGGACCGCGCTATCCAACTGATGCAGCAGATGGCTGCCAGCAGCAATGGCACCATTATGCCCAGCCCTCTGTCTACATCCAAATCCAACCTCATCATCTCTGACCCCATCCCTGGTGCCAAACCTCTCCCTGTCCCCCCGGAGCTGGCACCTTTTGTAGGA CCTCAGAAGCAGCTGAGTGACTCTTACTCCAACACACTCCCAGTTCGCAAAAACGTGCCACCGAAAAACAGCTACGCCTCAG cagctgaaaacaagaCACTGCCACGGTCCAGCTCCATGGCCGCAGGGCTCGAGAGGAACGGCAGGACGAGGGTGCAGGCCATTTTCTCTCACGCTGCCGGAGATAACAGCACCCTCCTGAGCTTCAAGGAGGGCGATCTCATCACGCTGCTGGTGCCCGAGGCGCGGGACGGCTGGCACTATGGGGAGAGCgagaaaacaaagct GAGGGGCTGGTTTCCTTTCTCCTACACACGGGTCCTTGACAATGATGGCAGCGAGCGGGTCCACACGAG CCTGCAgcaagggaagagcagcagcaccggCAACCTGCTGGACAAGGATGACATCGCCATCCCACCGCCGGACTACGGCATGGCCTCCCAAGGCTTCCCGGCACAAGGTGCCAACACCTTCAAGCAGAGGCCGTACAGCGTGGCCGTGCCCGCCTTCTCCCAG GGTCTCGATGACTACGGGACGAGGTCGGTCAGCAG AAACCCCTTTGCCAACGTCCAGCTGAAGCCAACGGTGACGAACGACCGCTCGGCGCCGCTCATCAGCTGA
- the BAIAP2 gene encoding brain-specific angiogenesis inhibitor 1-associated protein 2 isoform X1 — translation MVLPGPPGMSRSEEVHRLTENVYKTIMEQFNPSLRNFISMGKTYEKALASMTYAAKGYFDALVKMGELASESQGSKELGDVLFQMAEVHRQIQNQLEEMLKSFHNELLTQLEQKVELDSRYLSAALKKYQTEQRSKGDSLDKCQAELKKLRKKSQGSKNPQKYSDKELQYIEAISNKQGELENYVSDGYKTALTEERRRFCFLVEKQCAVAKSAITYHAKGKEMLTQKLPLWQQSCSDPNKIPDRAIQLMQQMAASSNGTIMPSPLSTSKSNLIISDPIPGAKPLPVPPELAPFVGRMSAQEAMPVMNGVSGPDSDGYNHWSEMKPAQPKSLSPPQPQKQLSDSYSNTLPVRKNVPPKNSYASAAENKTLPRSSSMAAGLERNGRTRVQAIFSHAAGDNSTLLSFKEGDLITLLVPEARDGWHYGESEKTKLRGWFPFSYTRVLDNDGSERVHTSLQQGKSSSTGNLLDKDDIAIPPPDYGMASQGFPAQGANTFKQRPYSVAVPAFSQGLDDYGTRSVSRNPFANVQLKPTVTNDRSAPLIS, via the exons acGATTATGGAGCAGTTCAATCCCAGCCTCAGGAATTTCATTTCTATGGGGAAGACCTATGAAAAAGCTTTAGCAA GTATGACATACGCAGCAAAAGGATACTTTGATGCCCTGGTTAAGATGGGAGAGTTGGCCAGTGAAAGCCAAGGATCTAAAGAGCTGG GAGATGTGCTCTTCCAGATGGCAGAGGTCCACCGGCAGATCCAGAACCAGCTGGAGGAGATG ctcaaGTCCTTCCACAACGAGCTCCTGACGCAGCTGGAGCAGAAGGTGGAGCTGGACTCCCGGTACCTGAGT GCTGCGCTGAAAAAATACCAGACAGAGCAAAGGAGCAAAGGGGACTCACTCGACAAGTGCCAGGCAGAGCTGAAGAAGCTTCGGAAGAAGAGCCAAGGCAGCAAAAACCCCCAGAAGTACTCTGACAAGGAGCTGCAG TACATCGAAGCCATCAGCAACAAGCAAGGTGAGCTGGAAAACTACGTCTCTGATGGCTATAAGACAGCTCTCACGGAAGAAAGGAGACGGTTCTGCTTCCTGGTGGAGAAACAGTGTGCAGTAGCCAAGAGTGCGATCACCTACCATGCCAAG GGGAAGGAGATGCTGACACAGAAGCTGCCGCTGTGGCAGCAGTCCTGCTCGGATCCCAACAAGATCCCGGACCGCGCTATCCAACTGATGCAGCAGATGGCTGCCAGCAGCAATGGCACCATTATGCCCAGCCCTCTGTCTACATCCAAATCCAACCTCATCATCTCTGACCCCATCCCTGGTGCCAAACCTCTCCCTGTCCCCCCGGAGCTGGCACCTTTTGTAGGA CGCATGTCGGCGCAGGAGGCCATGCCGGTGATGAACGGAGTCTCAGGCCCAGACAGTGACGGGTACAACCACTGGTCTGAGATGAAGCCAGCACAGCCCAAATCTTTATCTCCTCCCCAGCCTCAGAAGCAGCTGAGTGACTCTTACTCCAACACACTCCCAGTTCGCAAAAACGTGCCACCGAAAAACAGCTACGCCTCAG cagctgaaaacaagaCACTGCCACGGTCCAGCTCCATGGCCGCAGGGCTCGAGAGGAACGGCAGGACGAGGGTGCAGGCCATTTTCTCTCACGCTGCCGGAGATAACAGCACCCTCCTGAGCTTCAAGGAGGGCGATCTCATCACGCTGCTGGTGCCCGAGGCGCGGGACGGCTGGCACTATGGGGAGAGCgagaaaacaaagct GAGGGGCTGGTTTCCTTTCTCCTACACACGGGTCCTTGACAATGATGGCAGCGAGCGGGTCCACACGAG CCTGCAgcaagggaagagcagcagcaccggCAACCTGCTGGACAAGGATGACATCGCCATCCCACCGCCGGACTACGGCATGGCCTCCCAAGGCTTCCCGGCACAAGGTGCCAACACCTTCAAGCAGAGGCCGTACAGCGTGGCCGTGCCCGCCTTCTCCCAG GGTCTCGATGACTACGGGACGAGGTCGGTCAGCAG AAACCCCTTTGCCAACGTCCAGCTGAAGCCAACGGTGACGAACGACCGCTCGGCGCCGCTCATCAGCTGA
- the BAIAP2 gene encoding brain-specific angiogenesis inhibitor 1-associated protein 2 isoform X10, with amino-acid sequence MVLPGPPGMSRSEEVHRLTENVYKTIMEQFNPSLRNFISMGKTYEKALASMTYAAKGYFDALVKMGELASESQGSKELGDVLFQMAEVHRQIQNQLEEMLKSFHNELLTQLEQKVELDSRYLSAALKKYQTEQRSKGDSLDKCQAELKKLRKKSQGSKNPQKYSDKELQYIEAISNKQGELENYVSDGYKTALTEERRRFCFLVEKQCAVAKSAITYHAKGKEMLTQKLPLWQQSCSDPNKIPDRAIQLMQQMAASSNGTIMPSPLSTSKSNLIISDPIPGAKPLPVPPELAPFVGRMSAQEAMPVMNGVSGPDSDGYNHWSEMKPAQPKSLSPPQPQKQLSDSYSNTLPVRKNVPPKNSYASAENKTLPRSSSMAAGLERNGRTRVQAIFSHAAGDNSTLLSFKEGDLITLLVPEARDGWHYGESEKTKLRGWFPFSYTRVLDNDGSERVHTSLQQGKSSSTGNLLDKDDIAIPPPDYGMASQGFPAQGANTFKQRPYSVAVPAFSQDYLMPYGCAIKDYSSGLCQPPSAHYKPYTRSTAGLDDYGTRSVSRGQRIPVSSNLPSLSLAALMLKWPGFELPLPVVKTPLPTSS; translated from the exons acGATTATGGAGCAGTTCAATCCCAGCCTCAGGAATTTCATTTCTATGGGGAAGACCTATGAAAAAGCTTTAGCAA GTATGACATACGCAGCAAAAGGATACTTTGATGCCCTGGTTAAGATGGGAGAGTTGGCCAGTGAAAGCCAAGGATCTAAAGAGCTGG GAGATGTGCTCTTCCAGATGGCAGAGGTCCACCGGCAGATCCAGAACCAGCTGGAGGAGATG ctcaaGTCCTTCCACAACGAGCTCCTGACGCAGCTGGAGCAGAAGGTGGAGCTGGACTCCCGGTACCTGAGT GCTGCGCTGAAAAAATACCAGACAGAGCAAAGGAGCAAAGGGGACTCACTCGACAAGTGCCAGGCAGAGCTGAAGAAGCTTCGGAAGAAGAGCCAAGGCAGCAAAAACCCCCAGAAGTACTCTGACAAGGAGCTGCAG TACATCGAAGCCATCAGCAACAAGCAAGGTGAGCTGGAAAACTACGTCTCTGATGGCTATAAGACAGCTCTCACGGAAGAAAGGAGACGGTTCTGCTTCCTGGTGGAGAAACAGTGTGCAGTAGCCAAGAGTGCGATCACCTACCATGCCAAG GGGAAGGAGATGCTGACACAGAAGCTGCCGCTGTGGCAGCAGTCCTGCTCGGATCCCAACAAGATCCCGGACCGCGCTATCCAACTGATGCAGCAGATGGCTGCCAGCAGCAATGGCACCATTATGCCCAGCCCTCTGTCTACATCCAAATCCAACCTCATCATCTCTGACCCCATCCCTGGTGCCAAACCTCTCCCTGTCCCCCCGGAGCTGGCACCTTTTGTAGGA CGCATGTCGGCGCAGGAGGCCATGCCGGTGATGAACGGAGTCTCAGGCCCAGACAGTGACGGGTACAACCACTGGTCTGAGATGAAGCCAGCACAGCCCAAATCTTTATCTCCTCCCCAGCCTCAGAAGCAGCTGAGTGACTCTTACTCCAACACACTCCCAGTTCGCAAAAACGTGCCACCGAAAAACAGCTACGCCTCAG ctgaaaacaagaCACTGCCACGGTCCAGCTCCATGGCCGCAGGGCTCGAGAGGAACGGCAGGACGAGGGTGCAGGCCATTTTCTCTCACGCTGCCGGAGATAACAGCACCCTCCTGAGCTTCAAGGAGGGCGATCTCATCACGCTGCTGGTGCCCGAGGCGCGGGACGGCTGGCACTATGGGGAGAGCgagaaaacaaagct GAGGGGCTGGTTTCCTTTCTCCTACACACGGGTCCTTGACAATGATGGCAGCGAGCGGGTCCACACGAG CCTGCAgcaagggaagagcagcagcaccggCAACCTGCTGGACAAGGATGACATCGCCATCCCACCGCCGGACTACGGCATGGCCTCCCAAGGCTTCCCGGCACAAGGTGCCAACACCTTCAAGCAGAGGCCGTACAGCGTGGCCGTGCCCGCCTTCTCCCAG GACTACCTAATGCCCTATGGTTGTGCAATTAAAGACTATTCCAGTGGCCTCTGCCAACCACCCTCCGCCCACTACAAGCCTTACACTAGGTCGACAGCA GGTCTCGATGACTACGGGACGAGGTCGGTCAGCAG GGGCCAA CGCATCCCGGTGTCCTCCAAcctgccttctctttcccttgcAGCCCTGATGTTGAAGTGGCCAGGTTTTGAGCTGCCCCTGCCCGTAGTTA AAACCCCTTTGCCAACGTCCAGCTGA
- the BAIAP2 gene encoding brain-specific angiogenesis inhibitor 1-associated protein 2 isoform X6 has protein sequence MVLPGPPGMSRSEEVHRLTENVYKTIMEQFNPSLRNFISMGKTYEKALASMTYAAKGYFDALVKMGELASESQGSKELGDVLFQMAEVHRQIQNQLEEMLKSFHNELLTQLEQKVELDSRYLSAALKKYQTEQRSKGDSLDKCQAELKKLRKKSQGSKNPQKYSDKELQYIEAISNKQGELENYVSDGYKTALTEERRRFCFLVEKQCAVAKSAITYHAKGKEMLTQKLPLWQQSCSDPNKIPDRAIQLMQQMAASSNGTIMPSPLSTSKSNLIISDPIPGAKPLPVPPELAPFVGRMSAQEAMPVMNGVSGPDSDGYNHWSEMKPAQPKSLSPPQPQKQLSDSYSNTLPVRKNVPPKNSYASAENKTLPRSSSMAAGLERNGRTRVQAIFSHAAGDNSTLLSFKEGDLITLLVPEARDGWHYGESEKTKLRGWFPFSYTRVLDNDGSERVHTSLQQGKSSSTGNLLDKDDIAIPPPDYGMASQGFPAQGANTFKQRPYSVAVPAFSQGLDDYGTRSVSSPDVEVARF, from the exons acGATTATGGAGCAGTTCAATCCCAGCCTCAGGAATTTCATTTCTATGGGGAAGACCTATGAAAAAGCTTTAGCAA GTATGACATACGCAGCAAAAGGATACTTTGATGCCCTGGTTAAGATGGGAGAGTTGGCCAGTGAAAGCCAAGGATCTAAAGAGCTGG GAGATGTGCTCTTCCAGATGGCAGAGGTCCACCGGCAGATCCAGAACCAGCTGGAGGAGATG ctcaaGTCCTTCCACAACGAGCTCCTGACGCAGCTGGAGCAGAAGGTGGAGCTGGACTCCCGGTACCTGAGT GCTGCGCTGAAAAAATACCAGACAGAGCAAAGGAGCAAAGGGGACTCACTCGACAAGTGCCAGGCAGAGCTGAAGAAGCTTCGGAAGAAGAGCCAAGGCAGCAAAAACCCCCAGAAGTACTCTGACAAGGAGCTGCAG TACATCGAAGCCATCAGCAACAAGCAAGGTGAGCTGGAAAACTACGTCTCTGATGGCTATAAGACAGCTCTCACGGAAGAAAGGAGACGGTTCTGCTTCCTGGTGGAGAAACAGTGTGCAGTAGCCAAGAGTGCGATCACCTACCATGCCAAG GGGAAGGAGATGCTGACACAGAAGCTGCCGCTGTGGCAGCAGTCCTGCTCGGATCCCAACAAGATCCCGGACCGCGCTATCCAACTGATGCAGCAGATGGCTGCCAGCAGCAATGGCACCATTATGCCCAGCCCTCTGTCTACATCCAAATCCAACCTCATCATCTCTGACCCCATCCCTGGTGCCAAACCTCTCCCTGTCCCCCCGGAGCTGGCACCTTTTGTAGGA CGCATGTCGGCGCAGGAGGCCATGCCGGTGATGAACGGAGTCTCAGGCCCAGACAGTGACGGGTACAACCACTGGTCTGAGATGAAGCCAGCACAGCCCAAATCTTTATCTCCTCCCCAGCCTCAGAAGCAGCTGAGTGACTCTTACTCCAACACACTCCCAGTTCGCAAAAACGTGCCACCGAAAAACAGCTACGCCTCAG ctgaaaacaagaCACTGCCACGGTCCAGCTCCATGGCCGCAGGGCTCGAGAGGAACGGCAGGACGAGGGTGCAGGCCATTTTCTCTCACGCTGCCGGAGATAACAGCACCCTCCTGAGCTTCAAGGAGGGCGATCTCATCACGCTGCTGGTGCCCGAGGCGCGGGACGGCTGGCACTATGGGGAGAGCgagaaaacaaagct GAGGGGCTGGTTTCCTTTCTCCTACACACGGGTCCTTGACAATGATGGCAGCGAGCGGGTCCACACGAG CCTGCAgcaagggaagagcagcagcaccggCAACCTGCTGGACAAGGATGACATCGCCATCCCACCGCCGGACTACGGCATGGCCTCCCAAGGCTTCCCGGCACAAGGTGCCAACACCTTCAAGCAGAGGCCGTACAGCGTGGCCGTGCCCGCCTTCTCCCAG GGTCTCGATGACTACGGGACGAGGTCGGTCAGCAG CCCTGATGTTGAAGTGGCCAGGTTTTGA
- the BAIAP2 gene encoding brain-specific angiogenesis inhibitor 1-associated protein 2 isoform X9, protein MVLPGPPGMSRSEEVHRLTENVYKTIMEQFNPSLRNFISMGKTYEKALASMTYAAKGYFDALVKMGELASESQGSKELGDVLFQMAEVHRQIQNQLEEMLKSFHNELLTQLEQKVELDSRYLSAALKKYQTEQRSKGDSLDKCQAELKKLRKKSQGSKNPQKYSDKELQYIEAISNKQGELENYVSDGYKTALTEERRRFCFLVEKQCAVAKSAITYHAKGKEMLTQKLPLWQQSCSDPNKIPDRAIQLMQQMAASSNGTIMPSPLSTSKSNLIISDPIPGAKPLPVPPELAPFVGRMSAQEAMPVMNGVSGPDSDGYNHWSEMKPAQPKSLSPPQPQKQLSDSYSNTLPVRKNVPPKNSYASAENKTLPRSSSMAAGLERNGRTRVQAIFSHAAGDNSTLLSFKEGDLITLLVPEARDGWHYGESEKTKLRGWFPFSYTRVLDNDGSERVHTSLQQGKSSSTGNLLDKDDIAIPPPDYGMASQGFPAQGANTFKQRPYSVAVPAFSQDYLMPYGCAIKDYSSGLCQPPSAHYKPYTRSTAGLDDYGTRSVSRNPFANVQLKPTVTNDRSAPLIS, encoded by the exons acGATTATGGAGCAGTTCAATCCCAGCCTCAGGAATTTCATTTCTATGGGGAAGACCTATGAAAAAGCTTTAGCAA GTATGACATACGCAGCAAAAGGATACTTTGATGCCCTGGTTAAGATGGGAGAGTTGGCCAGTGAAAGCCAAGGATCTAAAGAGCTGG GAGATGTGCTCTTCCAGATGGCAGAGGTCCACCGGCAGATCCAGAACCAGCTGGAGGAGATG ctcaaGTCCTTCCACAACGAGCTCCTGACGCAGCTGGAGCAGAAGGTGGAGCTGGACTCCCGGTACCTGAGT GCTGCGCTGAAAAAATACCAGACAGAGCAAAGGAGCAAAGGGGACTCACTCGACAAGTGCCAGGCAGAGCTGAAGAAGCTTCGGAAGAAGAGCCAAGGCAGCAAAAACCCCCAGAAGTACTCTGACAAGGAGCTGCAG TACATCGAAGCCATCAGCAACAAGCAAGGTGAGCTGGAAAACTACGTCTCTGATGGCTATAAGACAGCTCTCACGGAAGAAAGGAGACGGTTCTGCTTCCTGGTGGAGAAACAGTGTGCAGTAGCCAAGAGTGCGATCACCTACCATGCCAAG GGGAAGGAGATGCTGACACAGAAGCTGCCGCTGTGGCAGCAGTCCTGCTCGGATCCCAACAAGATCCCGGACCGCGCTATCCAACTGATGCAGCAGATGGCTGCCAGCAGCAATGGCACCATTATGCCCAGCCCTCTGTCTACATCCAAATCCAACCTCATCATCTCTGACCCCATCCCTGGTGCCAAACCTCTCCCTGTCCCCCCGGAGCTGGCACCTTTTGTAGGA CGCATGTCGGCGCAGGAGGCCATGCCGGTGATGAACGGAGTCTCAGGCCCAGACAGTGACGGGTACAACCACTGGTCTGAGATGAAGCCAGCACAGCCCAAATCTTTATCTCCTCCCCAGCCTCAGAAGCAGCTGAGTGACTCTTACTCCAACACACTCCCAGTTCGCAAAAACGTGCCACCGAAAAACAGCTACGCCTCAG ctgaaaacaagaCACTGCCACGGTCCAGCTCCATGGCCGCAGGGCTCGAGAGGAACGGCAGGACGAGGGTGCAGGCCATTTTCTCTCACGCTGCCGGAGATAACAGCACCCTCCTGAGCTTCAAGGAGGGCGATCTCATCACGCTGCTGGTGCCCGAGGCGCGGGACGGCTGGCACTATGGGGAGAGCgagaaaacaaagct GAGGGGCTGGTTTCCTTTCTCCTACACACGGGTCCTTGACAATGATGGCAGCGAGCGGGTCCACACGAG CCTGCAgcaagggaagagcagcagcaccggCAACCTGCTGGACAAGGATGACATCGCCATCCCACCGCCGGACTACGGCATGGCCTCCCAAGGCTTCCCGGCACAAGGTGCCAACACCTTCAAGCAGAGGCCGTACAGCGTGGCCGTGCCCGCCTTCTCCCAG GACTACCTAATGCCCTATGGTTGTGCAATTAAAGACTATTCCAGTGGCCTCTGCCAACCACCCTCCGCCCACTACAAGCCTTACACTAGGTCGACAGCA GGTCTCGATGACTACGGGACGAGGTCGGTCAGCAG AAACCCCTTTGCCAACGTCCAGCTGAAGCCAACGGTGACGAACGACCGCTCGGCGCCGCTCATCAGCTGA
- the BAIAP2 gene encoding brain-specific angiogenesis inhibitor 1-associated protein 2 isoform X2 produces the protein MVLPGPPGMSRSEEVHRLTENVYKTIMEQFNPSLRNFISMGKTYEKALASMTYAAKGYFDALVKMGELASESQGSKELGDVLFQMAEVHRQIQNQLEEMLKSFHNELLTQLEQKVELDSRYLSAALKKYQTEQRSKGDSLDKCQAELKKLRKKSQGSKNPQKYSDKELQYIEAISNKQGELENYVSDGYKTALTEERRRFCFLVEKQCAVAKSAITYHAKGKEMLTQKLPLWQQSCSDPNKIPDRAIQLMQQMAASSNGTIMPSPLSTSKSNLIISDPIPGAKPLPVPPELAPFVGRMSAQEAMPVMNGVSGPDSDGYNHWSEMKPAQPKSLSPPQPQKQLSDSYSNTLPVRKNVPPKNSYASAENKTLPRSSSMAAGLERNGRTRVQAIFSHAAGDNSTLLSFKEGDLITLLVPEARDGWHYGESEKTKLRGWFPFSYTRVLDNDGSERVHTSLQQGKSSSTGNLLDKDDIAIPPPDYGMASQGFPAQGANTFKQRPYSVAVPAFSQGLDDYGTRSVSRNPFANVQLKPTVTNDRSAPLIS, from the exons acGATTATGGAGCAGTTCAATCCCAGCCTCAGGAATTTCATTTCTATGGGGAAGACCTATGAAAAAGCTTTAGCAA GTATGACATACGCAGCAAAAGGATACTTTGATGCCCTGGTTAAGATGGGAGAGTTGGCCAGTGAAAGCCAAGGATCTAAAGAGCTGG GAGATGTGCTCTTCCAGATGGCAGAGGTCCACCGGCAGATCCAGAACCAGCTGGAGGAGATG ctcaaGTCCTTCCACAACGAGCTCCTGACGCAGCTGGAGCAGAAGGTGGAGCTGGACTCCCGGTACCTGAGT GCTGCGCTGAAAAAATACCAGACAGAGCAAAGGAGCAAAGGGGACTCACTCGACAAGTGCCAGGCAGAGCTGAAGAAGCTTCGGAAGAAGAGCCAAGGCAGCAAAAACCCCCAGAAGTACTCTGACAAGGAGCTGCAG TACATCGAAGCCATCAGCAACAAGCAAGGTGAGCTGGAAAACTACGTCTCTGATGGCTATAAGACAGCTCTCACGGAAGAAAGGAGACGGTTCTGCTTCCTGGTGGAGAAACAGTGTGCAGTAGCCAAGAGTGCGATCACCTACCATGCCAAG GGGAAGGAGATGCTGACACAGAAGCTGCCGCTGTGGCAGCAGTCCTGCTCGGATCCCAACAAGATCCCGGACCGCGCTATCCAACTGATGCAGCAGATGGCTGCCAGCAGCAATGGCACCATTATGCCCAGCCCTCTGTCTACATCCAAATCCAACCTCATCATCTCTGACCCCATCCCTGGTGCCAAACCTCTCCCTGTCCCCCCGGAGCTGGCACCTTTTGTAGGA CGCATGTCGGCGCAGGAGGCCATGCCGGTGATGAACGGAGTCTCAGGCCCAGACAGTGACGGGTACAACCACTGGTCTGAGATGAAGCCAGCACAGCCCAAATCTTTATCTCCTCCCCAGCCTCAGAAGCAGCTGAGTGACTCTTACTCCAACACACTCCCAGTTCGCAAAAACGTGCCACCGAAAAACAGCTACGCCTCAG ctgaaaacaagaCACTGCCACGGTCCAGCTCCATGGCCGCAGGGCTCGAGAGGAACGGCAGGACGAGGGTGCAGGCCATTTTCTCTCACGCTGCCGGAGATAACAGCACCCTCCTGAGCTTCAAGGAGGGCGATCTCATCACGCTGCTGGTGCCCGAGGCGCGGGACGGCTGGCACTATGGGGAGAGCgagaaaacaaagct GAGGGGCTGGTTTCCTTTCTCCTACACACGGGTCCTTGACAATGATGGCAGCGAGCGGGTCCACACGAG CCTGCAgcaagggaagagcagcagcaccggCAACCTGCTGGACAAGGATGACATCGCCATCCCACCGCCGGACTACGGCATGGCCTCCCAAGGCTTCCCGGCACAAGGTGCCAACACCTTCAAGCAGAGGCCGTACAGCGTGGCCGTGCCCGCCTTCTCCCAG GGTCTCGATGACTACGGGACGAGGTCGGTCAGCAG AAACCCCTTTGCCAACGTCCAGCTGAAGCCAACGGTGACGAACGACCGCTCGGCGCCGCTCATCAGCTGA